The following are from one region of the Erwinia billingiae Eb661 genome:
- the tdk gene encoding thymidine kinase yields MAQLYFYYSAMNAGKSTALLQSSYNYQERGMRTIVYTAEIDNRFGSGKVSSRIGLSSPAKLYNNESALFDEISAQHLLEPVHCVLVDESQFLTREQVKALSDVVDNLDIPVLCYGLRTDFRGELFTGSQYLLAWSDKLVELKTVCHCGRKAGMVLRLDQNGAPFKEGEQVVIGGNERYVSVCRKHYKAAIEQGCLQAVHGKNGIK; encoded by the coding sequence ATGGCTCAGCTGTATTTCTACTATTCCGCGATGAACGCCGGCAAATCTACCGCCCTGTTGCAGTCGTCTTATAACTACCAGGAGCGGGGGATGCGGACTATCGTCTACACCGCCGAGATTGACAACCGATTCGGTTCGGGCAAGGTGAGTTCGAGAATAGGCCTGTCTTCACCCGCGAAATTGTATAATAACGAGTCGGCACTTTTTGATGAGATTAGCGCTCAGCATCTGCTGGAACCGGTTCACTGTGTGTTAGTCGATGAAAGCCAGTTTCTTACCCGTGAACAGGTAAAAGCCTTATCTGATGTAGTAGATAATCTGGATATACCTGTACTCTGTTATGGATTGCGTACAGATTTTCGCGGTGAATTATTTACCGGTAGCCAGTACTTATTAGCCTGGTCAGATAAGCTGGTTGAATTAAAAACCGTTTGTCACTGCGGAAGAAAAGCGGGAATGGTATTAAGGTTAGATCAAAATGGCGCACCTTTTAAAGAAGGTGAACAGGTTGTCATTGGTGGCAATGAGCGTTACGTGTCCGTCTGTAGAAAGCATTACAAAGCAGCGATAGAGCAGGGATGTTTACAGGCAGTACATGGTAAGAACGGGATTAAATAA
- the hns gene encoding histone-like nucleoid-structuring protein H-NS has translation MSEALKILNNIRTLRAQARECTLETLEEMLEKLEVVVNERREEESHAQAENQERTRKLQQYREMLIADGIDPNELLSTLAAVKAPGKAKRAARPAKYKYTDENGEAKTWTGQGRTPAVIKKAIEEQGKQLDDFLL, from the coding sequence ATGAGCGAAGCACTTAAAATTTTGAACAACATTCGTACCCTGCGTGCTCAAGCCAGAGAATGTACCCTGGAAACGCTGGAAGAGATGCTGGAAAAACTGGAAGTTGTTGTTAATGAGCGCCGCGAAGAAGAAAGCCATGCTCAGGCTGAAAACCAGGAACGCACACGCAAGCTGCAGCAGTATCGCGAAATGCTGATTGCTGATGGCATCGATCCTAACGAATTGCTGTCCACCCTGGCCGCTGTTAAAGCACCAGGCAAAGCAAAACGCGCTGCCCGTCCGGCCAAATACAAATATACTGATGAAAATGGCGAAGCGAAAACCTGGACAGGTCAGGGTCGTACTCCAGCCGTGATCAAAAAAGCTATCGAAGAACAAGGTAAGCAGCTGGACGATTTCCTGCTGTAA